The window GCCATCTGGTCATCCGCGATCGGGAACACGAACATGAATGACCGGAGCATCTTCGGGGAGATCGTCTTTGAGTGAGAGTCTCCCAATGAGACCCAGCCTCACTCAAGGATCGGGGGCTTTCCTGTCCCCGTGGATGTGGTTACATCCCACCATTTTCGAACGTCCGTCGCGTGTGAGCGGCACTAGCCTAGTGCCGTCATATGCAGCGTGACCACGCTTGGAGCTCGGAAGATCCGCAAAGCTTCGAACAGAGTGGCTCCGCACCCATTTCGCTCACCGCCGGCACTAAGGCTAGTGCCGCTCCCTGCGAGTCGCGCTTCATCACATGGACGCGCTGCCTCGACAACTCCGTTCACGCATCGAATGGGGCAAGAATGCCCACACTCCTTGCGGGCGCACATCACGCACGGCAGACTCGCTTCTTACTCGCCGTCTTCATCCTCATCCCCCTGCCTCGTCTGCTGTGCGGAGGTCCAGCCTTCTTCTTTCCACTCCTGCACGAGGCGCTTGAGCTTGCGCTGGGCACCAAGCTTGGAAGCCGCGGAGAGACGGTCGGTGAAGAGAATGCCATTGAGGTGATCGATCTCATGCTGGAACGCACGACCCAGCAGGCCATCTGCCTCCATGGTCACGGTCTCGCCTTCGAGGGTCTGGTAGGTCACCGTCACCACGCCGGCGCGGCGCACGTCATAACGCAGATGCGGAATGCTCAGGCAGCCTTCCTGACCGGTGGCCTTGGTGTTATCGAGCACCAGCTTGGGATTGAGAAAGATAATCGGCTGGGTTTCCGCGAGCGTCTTGTCCACGCCATTCACACGCAGCACGGTCACAGACTCATCGTTCGCCGGCACTTCGATGATCGCCATCTGGATGGGCACGGCCACCTGCGGCGCCGCGAGACCCACCCCACGTGCGTCATGCATCGTCTCCATCATGTCGGCGGCGAGTTTGCGGATCTCATCTGTCACCTGCGTGACAGGCTGGCACTTCACACGCAGGACAGGATTTCCGTAGAGGACGATGGGCAGGATCATGAGTAGGGCAATCAACTAAGCACAAACCACCTTATCTCAAAAGAGATAATGAGGTGCGAACCTGCGGGAAGTCAGTTCGGATTCGCACCCTCCACGGCGCGCTGCAGGAGCGTGGTTACGTCTTTCACCAGCCCCGCTGCCACCAGGGCATCAAGCGTGGAGACATACATCCCATGCGGCGCCTCACGATCGACGGATACCTTCAGCTTCACGTCAGGATCCGTCATCTTCAGCTCCTTGAGCGCGGATACCAGATCCTGTTCCGCCACCTCCTGACCGCCCAGGAAGATTTTCCTCTCCTTGGTCACGGTGAGGGACGTCTGCGTGTTCTGCGTGGCGACCGTCTTTCCCAGGTTCTCCGCCGTGGGGAGTTTCACGGGCATCTGCGTCTCACGACTG is drawn from Roseimicrobium gellanilyticum and contains these coding sequences:
- a CDS encoding ExbD/TolR family protein; amino-acid sequence: MNLRRRRRPSPVIPIVAMVDILVIVLLFIVATTTFRSRETQMPVKLPTAENLGKTVATQNTQTSLTVTKERKIFLGGQEVAEQDLVSALKELKMTDPDVKLKVSVDREAPHGMYVSTLDALVAAGLVKDVTTLLQRAVEGANPN
- the def gene encoding peptide deformylase encodes the protein MILPIVLYGNPVLRVKCQPVTQVTDEIRKLAADMMETMHDARGVGLAAPQVAVPIQMAIIEVPANDESVTVLRVNGVDKTLAETQPIIFLNPKLVLDNTKATGQEGCLSIPHLRYDVRRAGVVTVTYQTLEGETVTMEADGLLGRAFQHEIDHLNGILFTDRLSAASKLGAQRKLKRLVQEWKEEGWTSAQQTRQGDEDEDGE